From Nymphaea colorata isolate Beijing-Zhang1983 chromosome 6, ASM883128v2, whole genome shotgun sequence, a single genomic window includes:
- the LOC116255980 gene encoding protein NRT1/ PTR FAMILY 8.1-like isoform X1 encodes MAENDIYTGDGTVDMKGNRAVKSKTGTWKTCPFILGNECCERLAYYGMSTNLVNYLINRLNQGSAQAANNITNWSGTCYITTLIGAFLADAYLGRFWVIAIFSSIYVSGMTLLTLSASVNGLKPECHRGTCHAKEENVAVFFVALYLIALGTGGIKPCVSSFGADQFDETDEKEKKWKSSFFNWFYFSINIGALIASSVLVYIQEHVGWGWGFGIPAVLMAVAIVSFFSGSRLYRNQKPGGSPLTRIAQVLVASLRKYNLKVPSDKSLLYDTEDAESGIQGSRKLDHTKQFGFFDKAAVQTEHDQVKGTHNPWKLCTVTQVEELKSIIRILPVWASGIVFATVYSQMSTLFVEQGDKMDPSMGPNFDIPAASLSVFDTISVITWVPIYDRLIVPFARKYTGHERGFTQLQRMGIGLVISIFSMVVAAIVEIVRLDLVKKHNYYDLKQMPMSIFWQVPQYFLIGAAEVFTFIGQLEFFYDQAPDAMRSMCSALSLTTIALGNYLSTLLVTIVTKVTTRHGKLGWIPNNLNHGHLDYFFLLLVVLSVLNFLVYLCISSWYKYKRPIGSFN; translated from the exons ATGGCAGAAAACGATATATACACAGGAGATGGAACTGTAGATATGAAAGGCAACCGTGCCGTGAAAAGCAAAACAGGAACTTGGAAGACTTGCCCCTTCATATTAG GAAATGAGTGCTGTGAAAGATTGGCATACTATGGGATGAGCACCAATCTGGTGAACTATTTGATCAATCGTCTTAACCAGGGAAGTGCTCAGGCAGCCAATAATATCACGAACTGGTCGGGAACATGCTACATAACTACACTGATTGGAGCCTTTTTAGCTGATGCATATTTGGGGCGATTTTGGGTTATTGCTATTTTCTCTTCCATCTATGTTTCG GGAATGACATTGTTGACTTTATCTGCATCAGTAAATGGTTTAAAACCTGAATGTCACAGAGGCACATGccatgcaaaagaagaaaacgtgGCAGTGTTCTTTGTGGCTCTTTATCTAATTGCTCTAGGGACTGGTGGAATCAAGCCCTGCGTCTCGTCATTTGGTGCAGACCAGTTTGATGAAactgatgaaaaagaaaagaaatggaaaagctCCTTCTTCAATTGGTTCTACTTTTCAATCAATATTGGCGCTCTCATCGCCTCATCTGTGTTGGTCTACATCCAGGAGCATGTGGGATGGGGCTGGGGTTTTGGAATTCCGGCAGTTTTAATGGCAGTTgctattgtttctttcttttctggctcAAGATTGTATCGGAATCAAAAACCCGGAGGTAGCCCCTTGACACGTATTGCTCAGGTCCTGGTTGCATCATTGAGGAAGTACAATTTGAAGGTACCTTCTGATAAGTCTCTGTTATATGACACTGAAGATGCCGAATCTGGAATTCAAGGGAGCAGAAAGCTTGATCATACAAAACAATTTGG GTTTTTTGACAAGGCAGCTGTTCAGACAGAACATGATCAGGTGAAAGGCACCCATAACCCATGGAAACTTTGCACGGTGACACAGGTAGAGGAGCTGAAATCTATCATCAGGATTCTTCCTGTCTGGGCGAGCGGGATCGTCTTTGCCACGGTATACAGTCAGATGTCCACACTCTTTGTAGAACAAGGTGACAAGATGGATCCCAGCATGGGACCAAACTTCGACATCCCAGCCGCATCTCTCTCAGTATTCGATACGATCAGTGTGATCACCTGGGTTCCAATCTATGATCGTCTAATTGTACCATTCGCTAGAAAGTACACTGGCCATGAGAGAGGATTCACACAGCTTCAGCGCATGGGAATTGGACTCGTGATCTCTATCTTCTCCATGGTCGTGGCAGCCATTGTTGAGATTGTCAGACTCGATTTGGTAAAGAAGCATAACTACTACGATCTGAAGCAAATGCCGATGTCAATTTTCTGGCAAGTTCCTCAATACTTTCTTATCGGTGCTGCAGAGGTCTTCACATTCATTGGGCAGTTGGAGTTTTTCTATGATCAGGCACCAGATGCCATGAGAAGCATGTGCAGCGCATTGTCACTCACTACAATTGCATTGGGAAACTACTTGAGCACACTCCTGGTAACTATAGTGACTAAGGTGACCACGCGCCACGGGAAATTGGGTTGGATACCTAATAATCTCAACCATGGCCATCTTGATTACTTCTTTTTGTTACTTGTGGTCTTGAGTGTACTGAATTTCTTGGTGTACTTGTGCATTTCAAGCTGGTACAAGTACAAGAGACCGATAGGAAGCTTTAACTGA
- the LOC116255980 gene encoding protein NRT1/ PTR FAMILY 8.1-like isoform X2 has translation MTLLTLSASVNGLKPECHRGTCHAKEENVAVFFVALYLIALGTGGIKPCVSSFGADQFDETDEKEKKWKSSFFNWFYFSINIGALIASSVLVYIQEHVGWGWGFGIPAVLMAVAIVSFFSGSRLYRNQKPGGSPLTRIAQVLVASLRKYNLKVPSDKSLLYDTEDAESGIQGSRKLDHTKQFGFFDKAAVQTEHDQVKGTHNPWKLCTVTQVEELKSIIRILPVWASGIVFATVYSQMSTLFVEQGDKMDPSMGPNFDIPAASLSVFDTISVITWVPIYDRLIVPFARKYTGHERGFTQLQRMGIGLVISIFSMVVAAIVEIVRLDLVKKHNYYDLKQMPMSIFWQVPQYFLIGAAEVFTFIGQLEFFYDQAPDAMRSMCSALSLTTIALGNYLSTLLVTIVTKVTTRHGKLGWIPNNLNHGHLDYFFLLLVVLSVLNFLVYLCISSWYKYKRPIGSFN, from the exons ATGACATTGTTGACTTTATCTGCATCAGTAAATGGTTTAAAACCTGAATGTCACAGAGGCACATGccatgcaaaagaagaaaacgtgGCAGTGTTCTTTGTGGCTCTTTATCTAATTGCTCTAGGGACTGGTGGAATCAAGCCCTGCGTCTCGTCATTTGGTGCAGACCAGTTTGATGAAactgatgaaaaagaaaagaaatggaaaagctCCTTCTTCAATTGGTTCTACTTTTCAATCAATATTGGCGCTCTCATCGCCTCATCTGTGTTGGTCTACATCCAGGAGCATGTGGGATGGGGCTGGGGTTTTGGAATTCCGGCAGTTTTAATGGCAGTTgctattgtttctttcttttctggctcAAGATTGTATCGGAATCAAAAACCCGGAGGTAGCCCCTTGACACGTATTGCTCAGGTCCTGGTTGCATCATTGAGGAAGTACAATTTGAAGGTACCTTCTGATAAGTCTCTGTTATATGACACTGAAGATGCCGAATCTGGAATTCAAGGGAGCAGAAAGCTTGATCATACAAAACAATTTGG GTTTTTTGACAAGGCAGCTGTTCAGACAGAACATGATCAGGTGAAAGGCACCCATAACCCATGGAAACTTTGCACGGTGACACAGGTAGAGGAGCTGAAATCTATCATCAGGATTCTTCCTGTCTGGGCGAGCGGGATCGTCTTTGCCACGGTATACAGTCAGATGTCCACACTCTTTGTAGAACAAGGTGACAAGATGGATCCCAGCATGGGACCAAACTTCGACATCCCAGCCGCATCTCTCTCAGTATTCGATACGATCAGTGTGATCACCTGGGTTCCAATCTATGATCGTCTAATTGTACCATTCGCTAGAAAGTACACTGGCCATGAGAGAGGATTCACACAGCTTCAGCGCATGGGAATTGGACTCGTGATCTCTATCTTCTCCATGGTCGTGGCAGCCATTGTTGAGATTGTCAGACTCGATTTGGTAAAGAAGCATAACTACTACGATCTGAAGCAAATGCCGATGTCAATTTTCTGGCAAGTTCCTCAATACTTTCTTATCGGTGCTGCAGAGGTCTTCACATTCATTGGGCAGTTGGAGTTTTTCTATGATCAGGCACCAGATGCCATGAGAAGCATGTGCAGCGCATTGTCACTCACTACAATTGCATTGGGAAACTACTTGAGCACACTCCTGGTAACTATAGTGACTAAGGTGACCACGCGCCACGGGAAATTGGGTTGGATACCTAATAATCTCAACCATGGCCATCTTGATTACTTCTTTTTGTTACTTGTGGTCTTGAGTGTACTGAATTTCTTGGTGTACTTGTGCATTTCAAGCTGGTACAAGTACAAGAGACCGATAGGAAGCTTTAACTGA